Proteins from one Triticum aestivum cultivar Chinese Spring chromosome 7A, IWGSC CS RefSeq v2.1, whole genome shotgun sequence genomic window:
- the LOC123151850 gene encoding polyphenol oxidase I, chloroplastic, with product MLSSTAGYVSMVAASACLLPLGSKPAGARSGSGRKHRRGRLSCKAAADGDAKRLEVDRRRVLLGLGGVAVTTNFGLSLAQGADASQCAAVPITAEVLQCVSVPGGFRCPGLYNPSDVVDFSTLPRPRGPPRVRKAAHLLDEADVKRYEETLGRMKALPDDDPRSFKRQSAIHEAYCASHYKVVPAGGGPETVSDVHYSSIFAPWHRMYIYFFEGILGDLVGDPTFGLPYWNWDTPAGMVMPAIFDNKCSPLYNSRRNPARVHGFIDLNLGQPKPDKAQKPKCTDDELICRMEDNLAILYRQMAVSTPKEFYGGKFCSAELDDKGKQQHKVTGSLEAGAHTAAHIWLGDPEQANQDMGDLSTAARDPVFYSNHSNVDRMWHVWSTKLGGPLLPYQEWLDTSFVFYDADKRPVRTKVSDVLDIGKLGYTYEEHGELPWLGKRPKPATGIDRRPGKRSANKVTSSYTTVTLRNDENVYMTVARPEKAWAGGGSGKKAPEALVVDITLDPCEYVKFDVLVNVPKGQEYKVGPRNAEFAGSFTHVPHGRSFGGGMAMIQVSYQFALRELLEDLKSGDDGQLDITIVPVNADEVVIDDARIELL from the exons ATGTTGAGCTCCACCGCCGGCTACGTCTCCATGGTCGCCGCCTCTGCATGCCTGCTTCCCCTAGGCAGCAAGCCCGCCGGGGCCAGGAGTGGGAGCGGGAGAAAACACCGCCGCGGCCGCCTGTCGTGCAAGGCCGCCGCGGATGGCGACGCCAAGCGGCTCGAGGTGGACCGCCGGCGCGTGCTCCTCGGGCTCGGCGGGGTCGCCGTCACCACTAACTTCGGCCTCTCGCTGGCGCAGGGCGCCGACGCCAGCCAGTGTGCGGCCGTGCCCATCACGGCTGAGGTGCTCCAATGCGTCTCGGTGCCCGGCGGCTTCCGGTGCCCGGGCCTGTACAACCCCAGCGACGTGGTGGACTTCAGCACGTTGCCACGGCCGCGCGGCCCACCGCGCGTGCGGAAGGCGGCGCATCTGCTGGACGAGGCGGACGTGAAGAGGTACGAGGAGACGCTCGGGAGGATGAAGGCGCTGCCCGACGACGACCCGCGCAGCTTCAAGCGGCAGTCGGCCATCCACGAGGCCTACTGCGCCAGCCACTACAAGGTGGTGCCGGCGGGAGGCGGCCCGGAGACGGTGTCCGACGTGCACTACTCCTCCATCTTCGCGCCGTGGCACCGGATGTACATCTACTTCTTCGAGGGCATCCTCGGTGACCTCGTCGGCGACCCCACCTTCGGCCTGCCCTACTGGAACTGGGACACGCCGGCGGGGATGGTGATGCCGGCCATCTTCGACAACAAGTGCTCTCCGCTGTACAATTCCAGGCGCAACCCGGCGCGAGTGCACGGCTTCATCGACCTCAACCTGGGGCAGCCGAAGCCAGACAAGGCGCAGAAACCTAAGTGCACCGACGACGAGCTCATCTGTCGGATGGAGGATAATCTCGCCATCCTATACCGTCAG atgGCTGTGAGCACGCCCAAGGAATTCTATGGCGGCAAGTTCTGCAGCGCCGAGCTGGACGACAAAGGGAAGCAGCAGCACAAGGTGACCGGATCGCTGGAGGCCGGGGCGCACACCGCCGCGCACATATGGCTCGGCGACCCAGAGCAGGCGAACCAGGACATGGGGGACCTCAGCACGGCGGCGCGCGACCCCGTCTTCTACTCCAACCACTCCAACGTGGACCGCATGTGGCACGTCTGGAGCACCAAGCTCGGCGGCCCCTTACTCCCCTACCAGGAGTGGCTCGACACCAGCTTCGTCTTCTACGACGCCGACAAGCGGCCCGTGCGCACCAAGGTCAGCGACGTCCTCGACATCGGGAAGCTCGGCTACACCTACGAGGAGCACGGCGAGCTGCCGTGGCTGGGGAAACGGCCCAAGCCGGCCACCGGCATCGACCgccgccccggcaagaggagcGCTAACAAGGTCACCAGCTCGTACACCACCGTGACGCTGAGGAACGACGAGAACGTGTACATGACGGTGGCGAGGCCGGAGAAGGCCTgggccggcggcggcagcggcaagaAGGCGCCGGAGGCGCTGGTGGTGGACATCACGCTGGACCCCTGCGAGTACGTCAAGTTCGACGTGCTGGTTAACGTCCCCAAGGGCCAGGAGTACAAGGTGGGCCCGCGGAACGCCGAGTTCGCCGGAAGCTTCACGCATGTGCCGCACGGGAGAAGCTTCGGCGGCGGCATGGCCATGATCCAGGTGTCGTACCAGTTCGCGCTGCGGgagctgctggaggacctcaagtcCGGCGATGACGGCCAGCTGGACATCACCATCGTCCCCGTCAACGCTGATGAGGTCGTCATCGATGACGCGCGCATCGAGCTCCTCTAG